The following proteins are co-located in the Chryseobacterium daecheongense genome:
- a CDS encoding HD domain-containing protein has translation MSSVIENTIDFVKEKLKGAEAGHDWFHIERVWKLSRKIAENENCNKEVVELGALLHDIADPKFHDGDETIALKVSREFLEEQHVSEEIIGQVLFIIKNISFKNRGEAPQNLPIELKIVQDADRLDAIGAIGIARTFNFGGFKNNLMYHPDIKPKLNMSKEEYKKSDGTTINHFYEKLLLLKDLMNTEKGKELAQERHEVMLQFLDQFYKEWNVD, from the coding sequence ATGAGTAGTGTAATTGAAAATACAATAGATTTTGTAAAGGAAAAACTTAAAGGAGCAGAAGCAGGACATGATTGGTTTCATATCGAAAGAGTCTGGAAGCTTTCCAGGAAAATTGCTGAAAATGAAAACTGTAACAAAGAAGTAGTAGAATTGGGAGCTTTGCTTCACGATATAGCAGATCCTAAATTTCATGATGGTGATGAAACAATTGCGTTAAAAGTGTCCCGTGAGTTTTTGGAAGAGCAGCATGTTTCAGAAGAAATTATCGGGCAGGTCCTTTTTATTATTAAGAATATTTCATTTAAAAACAGAGGAGAAGCTCCGCAGAATTTACCTATTGAATTAAAGATTGTTCAGGATGCAGACCGTTTGGATGCTATAGGAGCAATAGGTATTGCAAGAACCTTTAATTTTGGTGGATTTAAAAATAACCTGATGTACCATCCGGATATTAAGCCAAAGCTGAATATGTCGAAAGAGGAATACAAAAAATCTGACGGCACTACAATCAATCATTTCTACGAGAAATTATTACTTTTAAAGGATTTAATGAACACAGAGAAAGGAAAAGAACTGGCTCAGGAAAGGCATGAGGTGATGCTTCAATTTCTTGATCAGTTTTATAAAGAATGGAATGTTGATTAA
- a CDS encoding T9SS type A sorting domain-containing protein, with amino-acid sequence MYKMLFIFCVSFSCMAYSQNLNFTDAKFKALLLTSGPGSQIAKDINGNNIKIDANGDGQIQLTEAQQVKTLNIKFNVLPTYNSLPNQITDALLFPNVEELYIHDTKSAVISFVNNNKIKKVLYTGSGGFVNNLGVSHRVPIDFSFDNCGAVENVNDFVADINLSPYDPSTILRYKNCLLIKDDIVLNNKNIKELHIKNCHVKTLTFTSCKRLNKISVPNLNSLTKISVSGSTGTILPSGNQNIHLVAKSCTNLEEVIADTDHYETTGAYFTSVDLNGCTSLKRIKGLNASSINFSNAGLINLEELDASFYNRYGYYTTSGVYFGNVTSLDVSGFPKLKILKAFNQPITNATFNSAAALEDMDITNSCGYMAVLNVDNLTHLQTLKADIPGDLNFLNPHTDLQQISAQNCISLVNLSIKGNKDLKSLDLQNCSAIQTLNLGPNLPGNSPFDTFTELNSLNINQCNSLRELGIANTKISTIDLSQCPQLESADLEYNSLVNNINFSQNVQLKYLTLRSCPLITNLNLSDCNVLEAIAFFNMSGLIQVNIKNNALEGCDFSGYTSNLTICVDPAQLTDLQTMYPDINFSTNCPSTTNSKNTKLDHIITKIDVFPNPVKNILQIRSPEPVNTIDIFDSMGRSVSHQSCGKGDCTINTSGYPAGIYLIKIKTKSTEISKKIIKN; translated from the coding sequence ATGTACAAAATGCTATTTATCTTCTGTGTAAGCTTTTCCTGCATGGCTTATTCTCAGAACCTTAATTTTACAGATGCCAAATTTAAGGCCTTACTACTAACTTCAGGTCCGGGTAGTCAGATTGCAAAAGACATCAATGGCAACAATATTAAAATTGATGCAAATGGAGATGGGCAGATTCAGCTTACTGAAGCCCAGCAAGTAAAAACTTTAAATATAAAGTTCAATGTGCTTCCCACTTACAATAGTCTTCCAAACCAAATCACCGATGCTCTTTTATTCCCCAATGTCGAAGAACTTTACATCCATGACACAAAATCAGCGGTCATTAGTTTTGTTAACAACAATAAAATTAAAAAAGTTCTTTACACCGGAAGTGGTGGATTTGTAAACAATTTAGGAGTTAGCCACCGTGTTCCTATTGATTTTTCATTCGATAATTGTGGTGCCGTAGAGAATGTGAATGACTTTGTTGCAGACATCAATTTATCTCCTTACGACCCCTCCACAATTTTGAGATATAAAAATTGCCTTCTCATCAAGGATGATATTGTCTTAAACAATAAAAACATTAAGGAGCTTCATATCAAAAACTGCCATGTAAAAACGCTCACCTTCACATCCTGTAAGCGTTTAAATAAGATCAGTGTTCCAAATTTAAATTCACTGACCAAAATTTCAGTTTCCGGATCTACCGGAACCATATTACCATCCGGAAATCAGAATATCCACCTTGTTGCGAAATCTTGTACAAACCTGGAAGAAGTTATAGCAGATACGGATCATTATGAAACAACGGGAGCTTATTTTACTTCCGTAGATCTAAACGGCTGTACTTCGTTAAAAAGAATCAAAGGTCTTAATGCATCCTCAATCAATTTTTCCAATGCTGGATTAATCAATTTAGAAGAGCTTGATGCATCATTCTATAACCGGTATGGTTATTATACTACTTCAGGAGTATATTTTGGAAATGTAACCTCTTTGGATGTATCCGGATTTCCCAAATTGAAAATACTAAAAGCTTTCAATCAGCCAATAACCAATGCTACTTTTAATAGTGCGGCTGCTTTGGAAGATATGGACATCACAAATTCCTGTGGCTACATGGCTGTTTTGAATGTAGACAATCTTACCCATCTCCAAACTCTGAAAGCAGATATTCCCGGTGATCTGAATTTCCTGAATCCACATACTGATCTGCAGCAGATTTCTGCACAAAACTGTATTTCTTTGGTCAATCTATCGATAAAAGGAAATAAAGACCTGAAAAGCTTAGACCTTCAGAATTGTTCGGCTATACAAACATTGAACCTTGGACCTAATTTACCAGGCAACTCACCTTTTGATACCTTTACGGAATTAAATAGCCTTAATATCAATCAGTGTAACTCCTTAAGGGAATTAGGTATTGCTAACACAAAAATTTCTACGATAGACCTTTCACAATGTCCACAATTGGAATCTGCTGATCTTGAATATAATTCATTAGTAAACAATATTAACTTTTCACAAAACGTTCAACTCAAGTACCTTACCCTAAGAAGCTGTCCGCTCATTACCAATCTGAATTTATCGGATTGCAACGTTTTAGAAGCTATTGCATTCTTTAACATGTCCGGATTAATCCAGGTGAATATCAAAAACAATGCATTGGAGGGTTGTGACTTTTCCGGGTACACTAGTAATTTAACCATTTGTGTTGATCCTGCTCAACTTACCGATCTTCAAACTATGTATCCGGACATTAATTTCAGTACCAATTGCCCGTCTACTACCAATTCAAAAAATACGAAGCTAGACCATATAATAACCAAAATTGATGTATTTCCTAATCCCGTAAAAAATATCCTTCAGATAAGATCCCCTGAACCCGTCAATACAATAGATATATTCGACAGTATGGGGAGATCAGTATCACATCAGAGCTGTGGCAAAGGAGATTGCACTATTAATACGTCAGGTTATCCTGCAGGAATTTATCTTATCAAAATAAAGACGAAATCTACTGAAATTTCAAAAAAAATAATAAAAAACTGA
- a CDS encoding DUF72 domain-containing protein — MKFGQVEDPSKIDFTLPKDHSRTKEILKQNKKGLENISIGCAKWNKTDLKGFYPKGTKDELTYYATQFNSIELNATFYGMPTPDQVLTWKEKTPAGFKFFPKITNTVSHFRRLIDVTEPVTQFATSVLNFDEKLGMVFLQLHDNFKPKDYDRLEKFVKEWPKEVPLAIELRNTEWFNDENILNTTCDLFEAHHITNIIVDTAGRRDMLHMRLTTPNAFIRYVGANAESDYERLDDWLKRVTQWKKEGLQNLYFFVHQNIEKASPLLSAYLIKKMNEEWKTDLHVPQMATESIQSLF; from the coding sequence ATGAAATTCGGACAAGTAGAAGATCCTTCAAAAATAGATTTTACATTACCCAAAGATCACAGCAGAACCAAAGAGATCCTTAAACAAAATAAAAAGGGATTAGAGAATATCTCCATCGGATGTGCCAAATGGAATAAAACCGACCTCAAAGGATTTTATCCAAAAGGAACGAAAGACGAATTAACCTATTATGCTACCCAGTTCAATTCTATAGAACTCAATGCGACATTCTACGGAATGCCAACTCCTGACCAGGTATTGACATGGAAAGAAAAAACACCGGCAGGGTTTAAATTTTTCCCAAAGATTACCAATACGGTTTCCCATTTCAGGAGATTAATTGATGTAACAGAACCTGTAACCCAATTTGCAACATCGGTTCTTAATTTTGATGAAAAACTGGGTATGGTATTTCTTCAGCTTCATGATAACTTTAAACCAAAAGATTATGACAGATTAGAGAAGTTTGTCAAAGAATGGCCAAAAGAAGTCCCACTAGCTATAGAGCTCAGAAATACGGAATGGTTTAATGATGAAAACATTTTAAATACAACCTGCGATCTTTTTGAAGCCCATCATATCACTAATATTATTGTAGATACTGCCGGAAGAAGGGATATGCTTCATATGCGTCTTACCACTCCCAATGCTTTCATCCGTTATGTAGGAGCAAATGCAGAAAGTGACTACGAAAGATTGGATGATTGGTTAAAGCGGGTTACACAATGGAAAAAAGAAGGCCTCCAAAATTTATACTTTTTCGTCCATCAGAATATTGAAAAGGCGTCCCCTTTATTATCTGCTTATCTCATCAAAAAAATGAATGAGGAATGGAAAACCGACCTCCATGTGCCTCAAATGGCAACAGAAAGTATCCAAAGTTTGTTTTAG
- a CDS encoding TonB-dependent receptor, protein MKRKLICAFAVLSFGLAFSQETSSKIFGRLKGVNSEVTVKVVHVPTNSTFETKSNNKGQFSLDNLQPGGPYTIEISDGSQIIYSNTNLQLSLGSNDLPVVEIKNREKVIDEVKLTSKRTTVKNGVAISQAQISGLPNINRGIQDVTKLVPQSANNSFNGTNFRYNNVTIDGSINNDAIGFSPSLGGQTGTSGMPGSSTRSNSISLDAIQDVQVYIAPYDVKLGNFLGGSINAVTRSGSNNVEGSFYVYGRNAAITGRNRVGDNSKMPSSFQDFIYGGRVGLPVVKDKVFLFTNLEYTKRKDPVFYNADDPNALVNNAVAQQISDFVRTKYGFNVGSFNQYTNFSESAKLFNKLDWKINDKHTLSIKNNTVFSQASNLERDGANFRFSSMDYIQKNNASTTTLELKSRFNDKWNNNLVLGYSSINDYRDPTSSNAMFPQVEIGYNGGTILLGNDREATVFNMKQKTFEITDNLTYKTGNHTFLLGTHNELYNIDYGFVNALNGRISYKNLDDFYNSKPARIRGTYPFNGDSRETLFNNPYASYKVNLLSLYLQDEINLGRLRLSPGVRVDYTDLPNKPLLSSKVTNSPTDPNMGNTYSYTPLNQLTNKYLNKPTLSPRLGFTLDLTENRSVVLRGGSGIFVGRIPFAWLGYAYYNDGVGFGSYDYNGPTAAQMAANGDPLVSGNFANWQNSSKVQVDLIDNNFKMPKVWRSSLGVDYTVGGYKLTLEGIYTKVLYDLKFQQVNKTDNVTYYSYDVNHQMPIYTTNINSNFSNAYMLSNTKEGYRYNITAQISKSYNFGFNFFAAYTYGDAKDITNGIRNSMESNWQMNQSLTPNNPQLTTSNFAIKNRIVANLGYGFNVSESNRLSANVYFNAQSGNPFSWGFVNSTIANTGQAAGLAYIFKDAAEAAKYIVPIKDAAGNVLVTAQQQVADYESFVNNNKYLSSRRGTFTQRNGDFTPWNIQADIRIMDEIRLSRKSKNNIQISLSIINFTNLLNKDWGKIYFVPNTFNSTASVGLTKVGNVAAGQPGAGDPTYNFKSPGLPYTIDQFASRFQAQLGVRYNF, encoded by the coding sequence ATGAAGAGAAAATTGATCTGTGCTTTTGCTGTTTTGTCTTTTGGCTTAGCGTTTTCACAAGAAACCAGCTCTAAAATTTTCGGAAGATTAAAAGGGGTAAATTCTGAAGTTACGGTAAAAGTAGTTCACGTTCCCACCAACAGTACCTTTGAAACTAAAAGTAATAACAAAGGACAATTTAGTCTGGATAATCTACAACCCGGAGGACCCTACACGATAGAGATTTCCGATGGTTCGCAAATTATCTATTCGAATACCAATTTACAGCTTTCATTAGGAAGTAATGATTTGCCTGTAGTAGAAATCAAAAACAGAGAAAAAGTGATCGACGAGGTAAAGCTTACCTCGAAGAGAACCACTGTGAAAAACGGAGTTGCAATTAGCCAGGCTCAGATCTCCGGACTCCCAAATATTAACAGGGGTATCCAGGATGTTACCAAGTTGGTCCCTCAAAGTGCTAACAACTCTTTCAACGGAACCAATTTCAGGTATAATAACGTTACTATTGACGGGTCGATCAATAACGACGCGATTGGTTTTAGTCCGTCTTTGGGTGGACAAACGGGAACATCGGGAATGCCGGGAAGTAGTACACGCTCCAACTCAATTAGTTTGGATGCGATTCAGGATGTACAGGTTTATATTGCTCCTTATGACGTGAAATTAGGAAATTTCCTTGGAGGAAGTATCAATGCCGTTACACGTAGTGGTAGTAATAATGTGGAAGGATCTTTTTATGTATACGGACGTAATGCTGCTATTACAGGAAGAAATAGGGTAGGAGATAATTCAAAAATGCCAAGCTCTTTTCAGGATTTTATTTATGGAGGGAGAGTAGGATTACCTGTCGTTAAAGATAAGGTGTTTTTATTCACCAATCTTGAATATACAAAAAGAAAAGATCCTGTTTTTTATAATGCTGATGATCCTAATGCGTTGGTTAATAACGCTGTTGCTCAACAGATCTCAGATTTTGTTCGAACCAAGTATGGCTTTAATGTGGGAAGCTTTAATCAGTACACTAATTTTTCTGAAAGTGCAAAGCTTTTCAACAAATTAGACTGGAAGATCAATGATAAACATACATTATCCATTAAAAATAACACTGTATTCTCGCAGGCTTCCAACCTTGAAAGAGATGGTGCCAATTTCAGGTTTTCAAGCATGGACTATATTCAAAAGAACAATGCTTCAACGACGACTTTGGAACTAAAAAGCCGTTTTAATGATAAATGGAATAATAACTTAGTATTAGGATATTCTTCTATTAATGATTACAGGGATCCTACTTCTTCCAACGCTATGTTTCCACAAGTGGAAATAGGGTATAATGGAGGAACTATTTTATTAGGAAATGATAGAGAGGCAACGGTTTTCAATATGAAGCAGAAAACATTTGAGATCACCGATAATTTAACGTATAAGACAGGGAATCATACTTTCTTATTAGGAACGCATAATGAATTATACAATATCGATTATGGTTTTGTAAATGCATTGAACGGAAGAATCTCTTATAAGAATCTTGATGATTTTTATAACTCAAAACCAGCAAGGATAAGAGGGACTTATCCTTTCAATGGAGACAGCAGAGAGACGCTGTTTAATAATCCGTATGCATCATATAAAGTGAACCTTCTTTCATTATACCTTCAGGACGAGATTAATTTAGGAAGACTCCGTTTATCTCCGGGTGTAAGAGTAGATTATACTGATTTACCAAACAAACCTCTTTTGAGTTCAAAAGTTACTAATTCTCCTACCGATCCTAATATGGGGAATACCTACAGCTATACACCATTAAATCAGCTTACAAACAAATATCTTAATAAACCCACATTGTCTCCAAGATTAGGATTTACTTTGGATCTTACAGAAAACAGATCAGTTGTATTAAGAGGGGGGTCTGGTATTTTCGTAGGAAGAATACCGTTTGCATGGCTGGGTTATGCTTATTATAATGATGGAGTAGGTTTCGGAAGTTATGATTATAATGGTCCGACGGCAGCTCAAATGGCAGCTAATGGAGACCCATTGGTAAGCGGAAACTTTGCTAATTGGCAAAACTCTTCCAAAGTTCAGGTAGACCTTATTGATAATAACTTCAAAATGCCTAAAGTGTGGAGAAGTTCATTAGGAGTAGATTATACCGTTGGAGGATATAAGCTGACATTAGAAGGTATTTACACTAAAGTACTTTATGATCTGAAATTCCAGCAGGTGAATAAAACGGATAACGTAACGTATTACAGTTATGACGTGAATCACCAAATGCCTATTTATACAACGAATATCAACAGTAATTTTTCTAATGCGTACATGTTATCCAATACGAAGGAAGGTTACAGGTATAATATAACAGCACAGATCTCTAAGTCTTATAATTTCGGATTTAACTTCTTTGCAGCATATACTTACGGAGATGCTAAAGATATTACCAACGGGATCAGAAACTCAATGGAAAGTAACTGGCAGATGAATCAATCCCTTACACCTAATAATCCTCAGTTGACAACTTCTAACTTTGCTATTAAAAATAGAATTGTTGCCAATCTCGGATATGGTTTCAATGTTTCAGAGTCCAACAGATTGTCGGCCAACGTATATTTCAATGCTCAGTCAGGAAATCCTTTCTCATGGGGCTTTGTAAACAGTACTATTGCTAATACAGGACAAGCTGCCGGATTGGCATATATCTTTAAAGATGCTGCTGAAGCTGCTAAATATATTGTTCCGATAAAAGATGCTGCAGGGAATGTTTTGGTAACCGCCCAACAGCAGGTGGCTGATTATGAAAGCTTCGTTAATAATAATAAATACCTGAGCAGCAGAAGAGGGACGTTTACACAAAGAAACGGAGACTTTACTCCTTGGAATATTCAGGCAGATATCAGAATTATGGATGAGATCAGACTGAGCCGGAAGTCTAAAAATAATATCCAGATTTCTTTAAGTATCATCAACTTCACCAATCTGTTGAATAAGGATTGGGGTAAGATCTATTTTGTACCGAATACTTTTAATTCAACAGCAAGCGTTGGATTAACGAAAGTTGGAAACGTGGCAGCGGGACAGCCGGGGGCTGGAGATCCAACCTATAATTTCAAATCTCCGGGGTTGCCTTATACGATTGATCAGTTTGCATCAAGATTCCAGGCACAGCTGGGAGTTCGATATAATTTTTAA
- a CDS encoding ribonucleoside-diphosphate reductase subunit alpha codes for MEEQNTNIWWLNEESEQMLNRGYLLKGETVDGAIDRITTAAAKKLYKPELQPAFKEMITKGWISFSSPVWANMGTQRGLPISCFNVHIPDSIEGITHKMGEVIMQTKIGGGTSGYFGELRNRGTAVTDNGKSSGAVSFMKLFDTAMDVVSQGGVRRGAFAAYLDIDHGDIEEFLSIKDIGSPIQNLFTGICVPDYWMQDMIDGDMEKRKIWARVLESRQQKGLPYIFFTDNVNRNKPQVYKDLGLTVNASNLCSEIMLPSTREESFICCLSSMNLELYDEWKDTDAVKLAVYFLDAVLTEFIDKTEGNYYLQGARNFAMRHRALGLGVLGYHSYLQKNMIPFESFEATQFNARAFRHIKEQSEQASRELANIYGEPELLKGYGLRNTTTMAIAPTTSSSAILGQTSPGIEPFASNYYKAGLAKGNFMRKNKYLAKLLEEKGLDNEETWRTIMLNHGSVQHLTELTDEEKAVFKTFKEISPMEIISQAAQRQQYIDQAQSLNLQIPSTMPVKDVNYLYIEAWKKGVKTLYYQRSSSVSKEMMVNFVSCSSCEA; via the coding sequence ATGGAGGAACAAAATACTAATATATGGTGGCTCAACGAGGAGTCTGAGCAAATGCTAAACAGAGGATATCTGTTAAAAGGGGAAACTGTAGACGGAGCTATCGACAGGATTACCACTGCTGCTGCCAAAAAGCTATACAAACCGGAATTACAACCTGCTTTTAAGGAAATGATCACCAAAGGATGGATCAGTTTTTCCTCTCCGGTATGGGCAAATATGGGAACACAGAGAGGTCTTCCTATTTCATGTTTCAATGTACACATTCCGGATAGCATTGAAGGGATTACTCATAAAATGGGTGAAGTCATCATGCAGACAAAAATCGGGGGTGGAACTTCAGGATATTTCGGGGAACTTCGTAACAGAGGAACTGCTGTAACAGATAATGGAAAATCTTCGGGAGCAGTTTCCTTCATGAAATTATTTGATACGGCAATGGACGTAGTATCACAGGGAGGAGTGAGAAGAGGAGCTTTTGCAGCTTACCTGGATATCGACCACGGTGATATTGAAGAGTTCTTATCAATTAAAGATATCGGAAGTCCTATTCAGAATTTATTTACCGGAATTTGTGTTCCTGATTACTGGATGCAGGATATGATCGATGGAGATATGGAAAAACGTAAGATCTGGGCAAGGGTTTTGGAAAGCCGTCAGCAAAAAGGTCTTCCTTATATTTTCTTTACGGATAACGTTAACAGAAATAAACCACAGGTTTACAAAGATTTGGGACTTACTGTAAATGCAAGTAATCTTTGTTCTGAGATCATGCTTCCTTCTACGAGAGAAGAATCATTTATCTGCTGTCTTTCTTCCATGAACCTGGAATTATATGATGAATGGAAAGATACGGACGCAGTGAAGTTGGCTGTTTATTTCCTTGATGCTGTTTTAACTGAATTTATTGATAAAACAGAAGGCAATTATTACCTACAGGGAGCAAGAAACTTTGCAATGCGTCACAGAGCTCTTGGGCTTGGTGTTTTAGGATACCATTCTTACTTACAAAAGAACATGATCCCGTTTGAAAGTTTTGAAGCAACTCAGTTTAATGCAAGAGCATTCAGACATATTAAAGAGCAATCTGAACAGGCATCAAGAGAACTGGCTAACATCTATGGAGAACCTGAATTGTTAAAAGGTTATGGATTAAGAAATACCACCACAATGGCTATTGCTCCTACGACTTCAAGTTCTGCTATTTTGGGACAAACTTCTCCGGGAATTGAACCTTTCGCATCCAACTACTATAAAGCCGGTTTGGCCAAAGGAAATTTCATGCGTAAGAATAAGTACCTGGCAAAATTATTAGAAGAAAAAGGACTTGATAACGAAGAAACATGGAGAACGATTATGTTGAACCATGGTTCCGTTCAGCATTTAACTGAACTAACTGACGAAGAAAAAGCTGTATTTAAGACATTCAAGGAAATTTCTCCAATGGAGATCATTTCCCAGGCCGCTCAGAGACAGCAATATATCGATCAGGCACAGTCATTGAACTTACAAATTCCATCTACCATGCCCGTAAAAGATGTAAACTATCTGTACATCGAAGCATGGAAAAAAGGAGTAAAAACATTATATTATCAAAGAAGCTCATCAGTATCTAAGGAAATGATGGTGAACTTTGTATCTTGTTCAAGCTGCGAAGCTTAG